The nucleotide sequence CTTCACATCCGCCATCTTGACCCACTTCTTGCTCGAGGCCGACAGCAGGGCGGCTTCGAGGACGCGCTGGGTCTGGTAGGCGTCGTTGAAGTCCGGGATCGGCACCACCGGCTTTTGGCCGCTCAGCACCTGCAGGATGTCGTACGCCTGATTCACGAATCCGTGCTCGTAACCCAGGATGTGCGCGTCCGGCCACCAGGCTTCGATGTACGGATGATCGCCGCCGTGGGTGACCATGATCTTCGTCCAACCCTGCACGTGGCGGGGGGCGGTGGCGTCGTAGTACTCCAGATAGTTCATGTCCTCGAAGCTGAACTTCAGGGAGCCTTTCGTGCCGTTGATCTCGACGCCGTTGTCGTTCTGGTGTCCGGTGGCCTGGCGGGCGGCTTCGAAGGAGCCCACAGCCCCGCCGCTGAAGCGGGCCAGGAACAGCACCGTGTCGTCGACGGTGACCTTGCCCTTCTTGGCTGCTCCCTTGCCGCCGCTGTCGGCGATCTTGCCCCCGGCCGTGCCGCTGGCCAGGGCGCGTTCCTTAATGAACGTCTCGGCGATGGCGCCGCAGATTTCGGTGACTTCCTGGCCGGTGACGAATCGGGCCATGTCGATCACGTGGGCGTTGAGGTCGCCGTGGGCGCCCGAGCCGGCGAGCTTCTTATCGAATCGCCACACCAGCGGCACCGAGTCGCCGGCCCAGTCCTGCAGATAGCGGGCGCGCACGTGGCGGATCTCGCCGATGCGCCCTTCCTGCACCAGCTTGTACGCCAGCGCCACGGCAGGGCAGCGCCGGTAGTTGTACCATACGAAGGTTTTGACGCGGGCTTTCTTGGCGGCCGCGACCATGTCGCGGGCTTCGGCCAGCGTGCCGGCGATGGGTTTTTCGCAGGAGACGTTCTTGCCGGCGGCCAGGGCGGCCATGGCGACCTTGGCATGCATGTAGTTGGGGGTGACGACGTCGACGAGGTCGATGTCGGAACTCTTGACGGTTTTCTGCCAGTTGTCCGAGACGTTCTGCCAGCCCCAACGCTCGGCGAAGACTGCGGGGTTCTCTTCCGGCTGACCGAAGCTGGTATGCATCACCGGCTTGACGGGCACCTTGAAGAATTTAGCGACCTGCCCCCACGCATTGGAGTGGGTGCGGCCCATGAAACCCTGTCCGATCAACGCGACATTCAAACTGGTCTTCTTTGCCATGTCAGGCTCCTTGTCTTAAGGACCATATTGTATTCGCCGAATTGCGCAAGGCTGGAAATATACACCTGAGCCGCCGGGGCGTAAACAGGAATCCGCTGCGGTGCGGTGCGGTCGGGGGACGGGGAGTGCGGGATTACGCGGATGGGAACCGGATTAAGAGGATTGGAAACCAGAGGGCGGGAAGAATGGAAGGGGGCGCATATGTCCAATTCGTCTCATGTGTGTCCCATCGGTCCTATCCTGGCCATTGGCGAAATTTTCAGAATGTTCTTGCCATTGTCCGCTAATCTACATAAAATCTATCGAGATTAAAGGAATTGCAATCACCTGTTACTTGCCGGGTTAGGATTACGAAATTGGCGCTATCGCAGAAATGTCAGTACGCTCTCCAGGCGGTGCTGGAGTTGGCGGCCCGGGATGGGCAGCTTACGATCATCAGCGACATTGCGGCCGCCCGGGGTATTCCGGTGCGATTCCTGGAGCTGATCCTCAACGAATTGCGGCAGGGCGGCGTGGTCGAGTCGCGGCGGGGGCGCTATGGCGGCTACGCCCTGGCGCTGGCGCCGGCGGAATTGACGCTCGGGCGCGTCATCCGCCTGATAGACGGTCCGCTGTGGCCGACGGCTTGCGTCGCCGCGTCGAACGGGCAGCATTGCGGTCATTCGTGCGCGTTTGCGGCCGTCTGGGACCGCGCGCAACAGTCGATCACCGACGTGTACGACGGCACGACGTTCCAGGACGTC is from Planctomycetaceae bacterium and encodes:
- a CDS encoding Gfo/Idh/MocA family oxidoreductase, with product MAKKTSLNVALIGQGFMGRTHSNAWGQVAKFFKVPVKPVMHTSFGQPEENPAVFAERWGWQNVSDNWQKTVKSSDIDLVDVVTPNYMHAKVAMAALAAGKNVSCEKPIAGTLAEARDMVAAAKKARVKTFVWYNYRRCPAVALAYKLVQEGRIGEIRHVRARYLQDWAGDSVPLVWRFDKKLAGSGAHGDLNAHVIDMARFVTGQEVTEICGAIAETFIKERALASGTAGGKIADSGGKGAAKKGKVTVDDTVLFLARFSGGAVGSFEAARQATGHQNDNGVEINGTKGSLKFSFEDMNYLEYYDATAPRHVQGWTKIMVTHGGDHPYIEAWWPDAHILGYEHGFVNQAYDILQVLSGQKPVVPIPDFNDAYQTQRVLEAALLSASSKKWVKMADVK
- a CDS encoding Rrf2 family transcriptional regulator, with product MALSQKCQYALQAVLELAARDGQLTIISDIAAARGIPVRFLELILNELRQGGVVESRRGRYGGYALALAPAELTLGRVIRLIDGPLWPTACVAASNGQHCGHSCAFAAVWDRAQQSITDVYDGTTFQDVLTRERAAASVPSYAI